The Garra rufa chromosome 20, GarRuf1.0, whole genome shotgun sequence genome contains the following window.
tctaaaaaaaggccccAAATGTACAGTACATAGCTTACAAAAGCAATATCAAAAAATGTAGTCATAAATTGTCACAGAAtgagaatatgtgaataacttaattttgacaaaaatgtcaggtagaaccttataattctaaggtgatgaCTTGTGTCCAAGATATCAcgttaatttataataaaattaaataacagaCCTAGATATGAAATGTGACAGCAATGTGACAGCAATGTGTCAGCGATGGACCTGCCTCACGCTCCATCACTTGTGTTTGCATGACTTGGACTGGAGTGACACATTCGATGACATAATCAAAGAagactatatttatatatattttatactatATTTCTGAGaataaatatatatcaaatatatattatcaaaagataatttttttctctctttctttcttttttttttttttttttccagaaaatggACCTGGTTTTGGTCCCGGAAAAACTTCATGGACAGTTTTATGAAAGTGACTGCTATTTATTGCTCTCAGTAAGTGAATAGAATCTTTCTGAAACCTCAAATTGTGTTGTGAAAACATTCAATGAATAAAACCAAATTACATGTTGTTACTGTCAGTGATCTGTCACATCTGTTGAGTTTATTCTTAGTTTGGTGACAGATTTCTGACACTGGCATATCGTCTTGTCTTTGTGCATGTGGGATTTTGAGTGTCATGTCATATGTGTGGAGCATGGTGTTTAGATTCCAACACTCATGTCTAGTTTAGGCTGGCCACACACCAGAAGATTTTAAGGCCAATTATATGCCCAATTTGCATCCCCGAATGATCTGTGTGCCCATTTTGAGGcttgtcacaaaaaaaaaattctattgtgTGATGGTGCATTCCTGAACTCAAATTGTGAATATCAAACTCTTGATCAGGTTGCCTCTGACATGATACCCGTGATAGTCAATAAAAGCGAGCAAGCGCCACCTACTGAATATTACATGCTTCAATAGCTGAAACCAGGCAAAACCTCAAAAATGGCATGCAAGCAGAGTACTGGGAAAAAACATGACCCATATTCTTTTTTATACTTTGATTTTCACTGTGAAACAGAACAAACGCCAGGAGAGCCAGCAGTTGATTGTGCCCCATGTGTTTTTCTTCTCTAGTCATGTTTAATCTTGTGAGTCTTTGTGAGATCACGTGTCACTGTGAAATTGTTCCTACAATCAACAAGTGTGTGGTCTCGCAGTCTGGACGAATAATTGGCTAAAAATCATTTGAAACTGTCTTCATATCCATGGTCTCCAATGATATTAAAATCAGTTAGGATTTGAAAATTGTCTAGTTTGTGGCCAGCCAGTTTCAGTTCAGAAACTGAGGGTTCAGACTCATTTGTTGTGAGCGCATAGGTTGAGTGTTCATTCTTTTACTGTGTTCTTTAAGCATTCTTGTCTTGTTGTGTTTAATAAAACACACAGGGCTTTTCATTGGCTGCATCATTTCATTCTTATGCATTAGGTTTTGTGTGAATGCATGGCTTTTGCTGTGTTTGTTTCTATGTGTCATGTGTCCTGCTATCTACTGTCTTAACTATCAACCTTCTTCAGTTTTCTTGTTTCTGTTTATTGGTTCATTTACCCCAACTGCTTTCCCTCATTACCCTCCTAATATCATTCCTTATTTAATCTCCCTGTGTTCTCTGTCCTGTGCCAGTTCTTTTCAGACTATTCCCTGTTAGGTGTTGCTGTGTATTGTCCTGTGTTGTGTGAGCTCCAGTTCTGTCACTGCGTGCTTGGACTAGGTCAactcaagtcacctttatttacatAGTGCTTTTAccaatacaggttgtgtcaaagcagctttacagtattaaaataaaataaaaaaagtgtgtTACTAATGCAAAATGACAATAGTAAATGCTCAATTTTCTGTTTAAGTCAGTTTATCATTGATTCAGTGATGCCATCACTTTAGTACAAATAGTATCTGTGCAATCAAGTCGACGATATTGCTGGAAATTAAGTTTCCCCAGCTAAGCAAGCCAGTGGTGACAATGGCAAGGAACCAAAATCCATAGGTGACAGAATTGGAGAAAACTTggaagaaaccaggctcagttctCCTCTGGCTCAGGCTGCAGTAAAatcagattgtgcagaggactcatctggttcccatgtgCTGATGGCTAtgtaggtgatgaggtcttcgctggggatctgtctctggggctcaatctagttgacatggtctccactgacattcagggctgtagaggtcatctctaggtgctgatccacaATCTGGACTGGATACAGACTAAAACTCggtgactgcagtgaccatctgatctggatatagACTGGATCtgggttccggttgacctaattaatgcagcctaccAATCCTTTAATGGATCTGAGTAATAGAAATGTGTTAGTgtgttatgtgtaagccaggttaaagagctAGGtcattaatctagatttaaactgacttAAACTAAATCCTGAACAATGTTAgatagattgttccagagtttgggcaccAAATAGGATCTCCCGCCCACTGTTGATGTTTTGATGTTTTCCCTCCTTGGGGTACTTGGTGCTGCCTTTTGTTTCTGTATCTTCACCCTTCACCCTGACCTGACATCGACCCTCCGATTGTCAGATAATGGAGTGTTAAAGCTGACTCCTTGTTCTCTGTCGAGGAGAGTCTACTGTGAAGGTTCTGATGGCAGCTGAGGGACTCAACATCAACATCACTGTGCATAAGGATCACTCATGAGGAAGGCGACCTCTCTCTTATGGCATTGACTTTCTGTGTGTCTGGGCCACACACACCTCTGTTGTTTGCAAAACCTGCATAGGTCCAAATGATACAAATTTTGCTTTGGGTCCAAACAGGCTGGCCTACATTGGGCCATCATGGGATTAATGTGGTCAGTCCACTAGTGTGGCCTGCTCACAGAGAGCCTGCGGTGAGCCCAAAACTGTGGGCCTCGCCTGGGCAAGCCCGCATAGGGCCTATTTAGGTTTGGGGTGGGCTGGCCCTAGCCCACTGTGCCCACAAAAAGCTAGCAGGAGCCCCGCAAGGACATGTTTGCagggtctgtttttttttttttgcactctctcTGCTCTCCTTCGTTACCTTCCTAATTTCCTACCCTGTGTTCTATGTTTTGTGCCAGTTGGTTGTGGATGTTCCTATGTTAGGTGTTGCCATGTCCTGTCTTGCCATACCTTGCTGTGCTGTGTGAGCTCCAGTCCTGTCTTTTGTGTTATTTTTGAACTCTAATAAAAAGTCCATTGTTCTCACCTCATCCCTTCAGGCTAACATGGCAGTTTCCTGTTAAACAAATATTGGATGTCATATAATCAATTAAAATCAGTTGCATCCTCAAGTTTTGCATCCTTTTTCCATCCTCTATATGCAGACACGCAAAGGTGGCAAATCTGCATACTATGACATTCATTACTGGATAGGTTCCATGTCTACACTGGATGAACAAGGAGCTGCTGCTGTCTATGCCATCCAGCTGGATGAGTTCCTGGGCTCTGCACCTATTCAGTATAGAGAGGTGCAGCACCATGAGTCCAGCATCTTCTGTGGATATTTCAAACAGGGCATAATGTAAGTATTTGAAAAGTGCAGTCCACATCTCACCAGGCTTTTGGTCATATACGGTTGTTTCTTTGGTTATTTTTAAAGTATTGCTTTTTTTCAACAAAAATGATCAGCTCTAATTAGCaaaatagttaataaaaataaataaaacaaaaggtGTGCAAGCTAGACAGCTACTGTCTAAAATAGCAAAACAACAAACACTACGCTCATCATAACCATAAATCATAATGGGTTGACTTGACAAAATAAGAAAGCAACAaatttatgtttttatatgtCCTTAGTTATAAATCAGGAGGGGTGTCAACAGGAATGAACCATGTGGAGACAAACACTTATAACATTCAAAGACTGCTGCATGtaaaaggaaaaaggaaagtGACTGGCACAGAGGTGAGCCAACTGTTTGtcttaaaaggacagttcaccaaaaactgaaaatctgtcatttactcatgtagttccaaacctgtgaAACTTTTATtattctttggaaaaaaaaaaaaaaaaaaaaaaaaaaaaaaaacatgatgtgtcagttaaaatattaaaattgtggATCTCCATCAGGTTGAAATTATTGAGGCTATAATTCTCAAGctataaatgattaaaaacaccGGCTAATTTGCAGGTGGAAATGAGCTGGAACAGCTTTGACACTGGGAGTGTCTTTCTTTTGGATCTTGGCAAGACCATTATCCAGTGGAATGGCCCTGAAAGCAACAAACAAGAACGTCTGAAGGTTGGCTATAAAATGAACTATATGAGCAATCTTAAAGTTTTGAGTTCTTTTAAATCCTAACATCATGCTGTTCATTGTTGACTGTAAGGGCATGATGCTGGCCAAAGACATCAGGGATCGTGAAAGAGGGGGTCGGGCCGAAATTGGGGTGATTGAAGGGGATGCAGAGGCAAAGTCCCCTTTGGTAATGGATGTGATGGTGAGCATTTTGGGTGAACGGCCCTCTAAGCTGCCTAGTGGGACGCCTGATGAAATTACTGACCGAGAGCAAATGCAAAAGCTCACCCTCTATCAGTAAGTGCTATCAGCTCTGTGTCTTACATGTTAGCTGTTTGTATTATCTAAAATGTCATTTGATTGATAAATCAGCTCACCTAATGTTCACCTAGTTAGAATGTCTACCAGTCCAAACATAATCTAACAAACCTTGAACTTTGCAGTGTGTCAGACACTAATGGAACTATGAACATCACAGAGATTGGAACCAGTCCACTAACACAGGACATGCTGAATCACGATGTAAGTACACAAACTATTGCAGCTGTAGTGGTAAATTGTGTAAAATGCATAGTTAATCTCTTCTTACATTGTTTACTCTCATTAgatcaaaatataaaatataatctgACCaagtatttatttaacaaaaataaaaaaggaatgcACTAATTTGCAACATTTCTGACCATGATTGCTACATTTGCAGCATGGTTTAATATAATTTAtgatgtgtatataaatatactacaaataaattattcaaaatataGTAGTATTTcagttaatgaaaaaaaaaatcagtagtaTTTTAAGCATCCttcacattcattcattcatttatttcaaGGACTGCTACATTTTGGACCAGGGGGGAATGTCAATATTTGTGTGGAAGGGAAAGACAGCCAACAAAGCAGAGAGACAAGCAGCAATGACCAGGGCTCTGGTGAGTTCCTGTTTTATCATTTCCATTTCTCGCGTAACAGCTTCTACTGGAGGAGAGTGATTTCCCTTTATTTCTATCACATATACCTTAATATTGACAGTTTAAACAACCTTACAGGGATTAAACCAACAAACTTGATCTTTACCCACTAATGGTGTTTGTAAGGAACAAATCAAGACTTTTTAAACCATTGCTACGGCTAAAATATGATAATCCATAATCGTTCCATAATAGCGCTCCCACCAGTGGAAAGGTCATTGGGTCCGAATCAGGAGAGAAGCATTATTTACAAGttgaaacagtccaaaacagttctacacaaatatgtgggtggattttgaatAACTTTTTTActagaggaagtgttattatggaatATGGTTTTGGATTTTAGCTGGAGGCATCGGTTTTGAAGTtgaaaacgtcttaatgatggatttgtttcttacaaacacacagcttctGGCTTCCCAATCCACAAAttatgtggattattgtgatgtcttCATTACCTATCATCATGATAAGACTTAGATTAAGGTCTGATTTACTTACAAATGACTAATGAGATTAATTCTACAGGAGTTCATTAAACTGAAGGGTTACCCACTCACTACTAAAGTGGAGGCTATCAGTGATGGAGGGGAATCAGCTCTCTTTAAACAACTGTTCACGAACTGGACTGTCAAAGAGCAGACAGCAGGTCTAGGCCGGACACACACTGTAGGGAGAGTTGGTATGTGTTGTCTGACTGTCTGTTTAGCAGACATCATGTGTATACTTGCACATTTACTTTGAGACATATGCCGTTATtttgccgttttttttttttagtaaagtgTGAGATGTCAAATTGTTATATTTGGAGACTAATGTGAGGCATGTCTTTGATTAAATTGAATTGTGATGCTGATTTTAGATGGCTGTAATTATGAGCCAAATAAGCATGATGCTGGTCCATAAACTTTGCTCTGTCCTTTCATTATTTAGCTGATGTCACTCAAGAGAAATTTGATGCCACTAGGATGCATGTGATGCCTGATATTGCTGCACAGGAGCGCTTGGTGGATGATGGCAGTGGACAAAAGCAGGTAAGGAGGAGATGAGTTATTAAAGAGAACCTGAAGAAATAACACTATAGGTGGAGATGTGAGAAACAGCAAATAGAAGGATTACACATATCTATGAATCAGAACATAATACAGACATAGAGATAATTGCCAGAAAATGTAAAATAGTAAAAGAATCATTCGATGTCTAAAGACCTGTCTGTCCGCAGGTGTGGCGCATAGAGAATTTGGAAATGGTCGAGGTGGATCCTGAAATGCATGGGTTCTTCTATGGAGGCGATTGCTATCTAATTCTGTACAGCTATGATGTTAATGGCAGGAAAAGCTACATTCTCTACTTGTGGAAGGTGAAGTGATATATTTCCTTTGTATAAGAGATGCAGAGATTTATCTTAATGACAATACTGATTGTTAATCATTTTAACCCCAAAATAGGTTCATGAAAGAATGTAACGTCACATCCTATAATGTTAACACAATTTCATTTTAAACCCGGATAACAGAAATAGTACAAAACATTTGCAATAATGATTTTGAACCACAAACTTATATCTGGTAACAAAATTAGCTTTTAGTGCTTCATGACCATTTAAACAaacatctacactcttaaaaataaaggtgctttaaaaggttcttcacagcgatgccatagaagaaccattcagtcaaggttcttgaaagaaccatctgattcttacctttttataatctaaagaaccttctttcttcacaaagaacctttgtgaaacagaaaggttcttcagatgttaaaagttctttatggaaccatttagacaaaaaaaggttcttctatggcattgtgaagcacctgtATTTTTATGAATGTACAGAGTATTTTTACTTTTGCCAGAAGATTATAGAGCATTTGTAATTTCCTTACTTATTAcagtaaaagtgttttttttttaattgttttaacacATGTACTGTTGAATTTGTCTATACAGTACTGATCTTAGTAAGCTTTAATACttgatatacactcttaaaaataaaggtgctttaaaatgttcttcacagcgatgccatagaagaactatttttggttccacaaagaaccattcagtcaaaggttctttcaaGAAccttctctttcttacctttttataatctgaagaaccttctttgtgAAACAGAATAACCATTtgtgaaaggttcttcagatgtttaaggatctttatggaacaatttagacaaaaaacatttttctatggcatcatgaagaacctttatttttaagagtgtggctGATCTTCTCAGTGAAGGGGAGCTTTGAATGACATGTTGCATGTAATAATGAAAGCAATGATATCTGTTTTGCTAAAAGGGACGTCATGCATCTCAGGATGAAGTGACTGCCTGTGCGTATCAGGCTGTGACTCTGGACCAGCAGTATGGAGGTCAGCCTGTTCAAGTGATAGTCACCATGGGAAAGGAACCACGGCACTTCATGGCCATCTTCAAGGGCAAAATGGTTATCTTCGAGGTAGCACATTACTTGCTTTAACTAGAGATTTGTAAAAGACATTAGGATAGTCATAATTCAATCATTAATTGGGCTAAATGGTAGATGGCAGAAGGTACAACTACTACCTTTTTCCTTTCAGTTTTCACTGCACACTAAACACACTAAAATCTCACAAATCTGTAAATCAATCAATTATACAAACAATCAAACATTGCTCTTTAAAACCagcaataatagtaataaaaatagtaataaaataaaggtaacactttagtttagggaccaattctcactattaactagcatGCATATTACCAGCATACTGGATGTACTTATAAAGGAAAAATTTATGCTTTATTCAGCATAACCATATTGTATATTCTTTAGTCCACCacatacctaaacctaacaactacctttCTAACTATTAATAACCAGCAAATTAAGAGTTTATTGAGGTAAAAGTCATATTTAATAGTaataaccaaaataaataaaaagtcataatcacaaaattatgaaaatgtttGCATTCACAATGTAGCCTAATAAGTCTACATTTCTTTTAACGCAACAACCTCAACTATTTATCATTAAGATCAAAACATTTTTTCACCTCATACAATAACCTATTACTTTATGTGAAAAACTTTGAAAATATGACGAATGTGCATAATTTCCAGCTATGTTAAATTTCTGTTGTTTTCTTAATACTTAAatgttaatttgttttaattctaGGGAGGGACGTCCAGAAAAAGCGCCGTGGAGCCAGAGCCGCCTGTTCGCCTGTTTCAGATCTGTGGCTCTCACCCAACCAATTCAAAAGCAATAGAGGTGCCAGCATTGGTGGCCTCTCTCAACTCCAATGATGTCTTCCTCTTGAAAAGCCAGAATGGAATCTACCTGTGGTATGGCAAAGTACGCAGTCTTTCTATTATCATGACACTGATGGTATTTTATTGGAAAAAATACTCAGCAGTTGTCAAGTTCATCACTACTCTCCACATAATGGACATTATTGGGAAGGTGTCCTAAGCTTTATCTATACACTCACTCTACTTATCCTCTCAGGGGTCCAGCGGTGATGAACGGGCCATGGCAAAAGAAGTAGCTTCCTTCATTGGTCGGGGCTCACCAGAGGAGATTATGGCTGAGGGACAGGAGCCAAATGAGTTTTGGGAAATCTTAGGTGGAAAAGGACCATATGCAAATGATAGAAGGTACACCGAACAAAGAACACCTCAATTATTTATTGTAAATGATTCCAAGCAATGTAGAAAAGCTGTCACTGGACAAGTACCCTTACAAAAGGCCCTAAAATGTGCCATATAGGTAATAATATGTACATGTTATAGACTTATATGTACTtgtaaaggggtcatcggatgcccattttccacaagttgatatgatttatttagggtcttaatggAAAGTCTATAAaatgctttggttaaaatttatcaatggtagtgtaaaaaacaccctttttaccttgtcaaaatcaggtcTGCAAAAATCAAGCCTTTCTGGTGGATGttgctttaaatgctaatgagctctgcttgccccgcctctCTCATCTCTCTGTGGAGTGACAAgcctgtttactttagccgcatttagccgcttTTAGCGACAAAGCTTGCTAACTAGCACGTTATTAGGATTcataaaacccttatactcacttctgctgtacgTGAAGCTGGATCACGAATGATTCGTGCTAACATAGATGTATTTATGTACATCGGGAGGTGCATTCCCTTCACAAACAAAAGTCATCCACTgtatcttcagtggctcagatgtcggaagtaaatgacgaccactatgttcattattacatccaacaacagaacacctcaatcgcttaggAGCCATTCTTGTCTATGTCCCTGTTCCGGCATAGAAACAATGGCGATCGGACTGTTACAGCTCATTCAAGGCAGGTCTAAGGCTGTGTCAATCAGTCTATCGTGTGAGCGGTCTTTGTCGATGTGATGTCACACAGACAAGatgctgagaatggcttgatttgaaaaagggaAAATTATTTTTACGGATTAAATAAagaccactgggtggatttttatcattatagggtatttgtgtacacacactgccaacacacatttatgtttaaacaacatgtaaaagtgaactttgcatctgatgaccacttttatgggaaaaataagAACCCTTTAGGTTTAAATATGTTAAGGTATAGCTTTTGtagcctttttttctgagaatgtgggaaaaaaagttctttattatttattggctgttgatgttatGTTTTCTTAAAGATTACAGCAGGTTACTCTAGATCATCAACCGCGTCTTTTTGAATGCTCCAATAAGACCGGCAAGTTTATTGCCACTGAGGTAACACAGTTCTCACAGGATGATCTAAGAGAGGATGACGTCATGCTTTTGGACACATGGGATCAGGTAGATAAACACAGTTTGAACTAAAAATCTGTTCCTCTATAATTAAATATAACGTTTGATGGCGAAGGGCGATGTCTCTAAAAGAGTACCACCAGTATCCCAACATCTCAATTATAACAACTGCAGCTGTCATAACAATGTAAGAGTTAACCCTAGATATCATTAGACACTAAAGTCCTAAACACAGCCTTCGGTTCTTCTAGGTGTTTCTTTGGATAGGAAATGAAGCCAATGATGTGGAGCGTAAGGAATCTGTGACAACTTGCCAGGAATACCTGCGGACTCATCCTGGATCCCGGGACCCTGACACACCTATAATAATGGTGAAGCAGGGCTTTGAGCCTCCTACCTTCACTGGGTGGTTCATGGCCTGGGACCCGACTAAATGGAGTGTAGGtttgatttttattgtattaacATGCTGATAAAGATTTATAGGTCTACTAGTTAAGGAGTCATTCTCTGCAGGTGAACAAAACTTGTTTTGCTATAACTCACACAAGGCTTTTATCTTTGTACTAGGCTGGCAAAACCTACGAGCAGCTGAAGGAGGAGTTAGGAGAGATTACATTGCCCACTACAGTCGATTCTGTATGATTTTATGTACTCTTGTATACAACAGACATTTTAGTCAATATTTGCCTGATTTGCGTAAAAAAACTGTGTAAATTTCTCATGACAGGAATCCACTGGTGTAGAGAGTAAAACCATCTCACAATATCCACCAGAAATGCTGATTAACAAACTCACTGGAGAACTGCCTGATAATGTGGACCCCACACACAAAGAGGTGcgtaaaactttattttatttcatataaagtcctttatttcagaattttagtTTACATGAGCTCCAACAATCATTCAAGAAACACAAGGTGGTGCTGTTGTAAGTGGGGAAAAGGGCTGCTTTTGCTCTTAATCCTGCTGTCTTTTACAACTTGGTAGTAGGTATGCATGATGGTGAAGATAAAGGTTCAAATTGATTTAATAATATCCACAGGTACACATAAAGCAAGGCAGATAGGGTAAACATATCCACACACTGACAGTGGAAATGATGCAGACTGAAAACAAAGCCTAAACTGAGACTATGACAGTATGCCTTCTCCCAGAAAGTGTAACCTTGTGCCGACAGACAGAAGGACAAGGTTGTGGTGAAGGAATAGCGCAAACAGGCAGAGGAATGCAGGAGGAGGCTTTATAGGAGGATGGACAACCCAGAGGAGGATGACAAACAAAACCCAGGGAGATGTAGGTGAAGAAGATGACTAGGAAGGAGCCTTGAGCAGGAGAGGGCGGATGGAAGCCACAGCCAGGACTATGCTCCATGGCGGCATCACTGGAAGGAGTAGCCAAGACGTGATGAGAACACACGCCATCATGGGACAACCAGAGGCGATGATGATAGAGGTGGAGCGATGCCGAGGATCTAGGCAGCCGCAATGGTTCCACAGGCTCCTCAGGTCCAGAAGACGTAGACTCCCAGCAGGGCCGAGATGGAGCCTTACCACTGAGAGGAGGTGAAACAGAGGGACTGACGGAGAACAGAGATGACTAGACAGCACAAGTGACTGAGGGCTGAAGAGACTGAAGAAATACACAAAatccaaacaaaaataaaaagtctCTTAAGGAAGATGGAGAGGAGAGGAGACAGGAGAGGGAGGCTGGTTGGGACCAGCTAGTCAGACATGTGAATAGAATCAGATGGGCTCAGGGGAAGCAAACTCTCAACCTCCCTCCCCATGTCCAGCAAACATTCTATCTCAGTGGCAGGATGTTGGCCGGGGCTTGCATCCATACCCTCGAATTCCACGAGTACTTCCTCAACGATAGATGATAAAGATGGCATGCATGGATGGTGTCCCCCCTGGCTCGCTGTTGGCATTAGGCGTGGTTGCTTCTCCTGGAAATGGCTTTGACGTCATGGCTGAGGCGTTCTCTTTTTCTGAAGTGGGCTCAGGCTGTCGCTCCTCGCAGTGGGGTGGTGACTGGCTGGGAACTTGGTAGCAGTGGGGTTAACGTCGTCATCCGCGAGGCCGGCGGTGAAGGCTGATCCAAAAGCACTCAGCACCCACTCTACAAACAAGGCAAAGCTCCTTCAAGGAGCCTGCCCAGACAGCTGCTTTCATGTGGCAGTGTCCAATCCAGAGAGTAGAAATGTTCAAAGGGCAGTAGTCCAGGAAGGTCGTCAGATGGGCGGGATTCAGGAACTCGTGTGAGCCTTCTTCCTGCTCAAGGCACCAAAGTCTTAGGGAAATAATGTCCATAAAAGGAAGAAAAATCACAAAAGAAAACACTTactcaaaaataaatgcaaaacactGCTTTGCACATTGCAATGTATTACTGAAGAAGTTGTTCTACTAATTGTTGATGTCTAAATCAaagggaaaaaatgtgtggaatctgctta
Protein-coding sequences here:
- the avil gene encoding advillin, with product MQNTFRAITHSPGILIWRIEKMDLVLVPEKLHGQFYESDCYLLLSTRKGGKSAYYDIHYWIGSMSTLDEQGAAAVYAIQLDEFLGSAPIQYREVQHHESSIFCGYFKQGIIYKSGGVSTGMNHVETNTYNIQRLLHVKGKRKVTGTEVEMSWNSFDTGSVFLLDLGKTIIQWNGPESNKQERLKGMMLAKDIRDRERGGRAEIGVIEGDAEAKSPLVMDVMVSILGERPSKLPSGTPDEITDREQMQKLTLYHVSDTNGTMNITEIGTSPLTQDMLNHDDCYILDQGGMSIFVWKGKTANKAERQAAMTRALEFIKLKGYPLTTKVEAISDGGESALFKQLFTNWTVKEQTAGLGRTHTVGRVADVTQEKFDATRMHVMPDIAAQERLVDDGSGQKQVWRIENLEMVEVDPEMHGFFYGGDCYLILYSYDVNGRKSYILYLWKGRHASQDEVTACAYQAVTLDQQYGGQPVQVIVTMGKEPRHFMAIFKGKMVIFEGGTSRKSAVEPEPPVRLFQICGSHPTNSKAIEVPALVASLNSNDVFLLKSQNGIYLWYGKGSSGDERAMAKEVASFIGRGSPEEIMAEGQEPNEFWEILGGKGPYANDRRLQQVTLDHQPRLFECSNKTGKFIATEVTQFSQDDLREDDVMLLDTWDQVFLWIGNEANDVERKESVTTCQEYLRTHPGSRDPDTPIIMVKQGFEPPTFTGWFMAWDPTKWSAGKTYEQLKEELGEITLPTTVDSESTGVESKTISQYPPEMLINKLTGELPDNVDPTHKERYLSDQDFQAILGVSREEFDSLPQWKQKTMKKEKGLF